One window from the genome of Sardina pilchardus chromosome 12, fSarPil1.1, whole genome shotgun sequence encodes:
- the LOC134098139 gene encoding alpha-N-acetylgalactosaminidase-like — MNPAGLIFVLALSTGTLALDNGVMRTPPMGWLAWERFRCDIDCDHDPKNCISEKLFMDMADRLAEDGWRELGYVYVNIDDCWSSMERDANGRLQADPKRFPNGIPHLARYVHDRGLKLGIYGDFGTHTCGGYPGTTLDKIHTDAQTFADWGIDMLKLDGCYSNATEQEKGYPLMSQALNATGRPIGYSCSWPAYQGGLPPKVNYTLLGEICNLWRNYGDIQDSWSSVLNIADWFFDNQDILQPAAGPGRWNDPDMLVVGDFGLSYDQSKTQLALWAIMAAPFFMSNDLRTIDSRSRSLLQNKGIIYINQDPLGIQGRRLIKEKSGVEVFWRQLSGGPSVLVFFCRREDMPYRYQTSLKKLNYAAGTYQVYDVYEEKLLSTIKDSTDFVVSINPSGVVVWYLVPAKQMLTDTMLFGGDRLDIPNRL; from the exons ATGAATCCTGCGGggcttatttttgttttggcaTTGTCCACGGGCACCCTGGCTCTGGACAATGGTGTGATGAGGACCCCACCCATGGGCTGGTTGGCATGGGAACGCTTCCGCTGTGACATCGACTGTGATCATGACCCAAAGAACTGTATCAG TGAGAAGCTCTTCATGGACATGGCGGACCGACTGGCTGAGGACGGTTGGCGCGAGCTTGGTTATGTTTACGTCAACATCGACGACTGCTGGTCCTCCATGGAGAGGGATGCCAATGGACGCCTGCAGGCAGACCCAAAGAG ATTTCCGAATGGCATCCCTCATTTGGCGCGCTACGTGCATGACCGCGGCCTCAAGCTGGGTATCTACGGTGACTTTGGCACGCACACGTGCGGCGGCTACCCTGGAACCACGCTGGACAAGATCCACACGGACGCCCAGACGTTTGCCGACTGGGGCATCGACATGCTCAAGCTGGACGGATGCTACTCCAACGCCACggagcaggagaagg GTTACCCACTCATGTCACAGGCCCTCAATGCTACAGGCCGTCCGATTGGCTACTCTTGCAGTTGGCCTGCCTATCAAGGTGGACTTCCTCCCAAG gTGAACTACACTCTGCTGGGAGAGATCTGTAACCTGTGGCGGAATTATGGCGACATCCAGGACTCCTGGTCGAGTGTTCTGAACATTGCTGATTGGTTCTTCGACAACCAGGACATCCTGCAACCGGCTGCTGGACCTGGACGCTGGAATGACCCAGacatg ctgGTCGTTGGGGACTTTGGCCTGAGCTATGACCAGTCCAAGACTCAGCTGGCCCTGTGGGCTATCATGGCCGCCCCCTTCTTCATGTCCAACGACCTGCGCACCATAgactcccgctcccgctccctccTGCAGAACAAGGGCATCATCTACATCAACCAGGACCCCTTAGGTATCCAGGGCCGTCGCCTGATCAAG gagaagagtggtgtggaggtgttttggcGCCAGCTATCTGGTGGCCCCAGTGTGCTGGTGTTCTTCTGTAGGCGAGAGGACATGCCCTACCGCTACCAAACTTCCCTCAAGAAGCTCAACTACGCCGCCGGAACATACCAG GTCTATGATGTGTATGAAGAGAAGCTCCTGTCCACCATTAAGGACTCCACAGACTTTGTTGTGTCAATCAACCCGTCGGGGGTGGTCGTGTGGTATTTGGTTCCTGCCAAGCAAATGTTGACGGACACCATGCTCTTTGGCGGCGACCGCCTGGACATACCCAATCGCCTCTGA
- the LOC134097747 gene encoding hemicentin-1-like yields the protein MDQLAAPQVINCAVTNLATGKTASVTKTVPVADGPLNVTISAPEKLAVGVESTFVCSAICDPSCSYDWFIDHKTWTKDSRELQYTAPSGTKSTTVVCKAQNTLSGLFVESSVTVSVEGATSGEKPKSSPTQEPYGPQSAKISGADAITVGVSYNFSCSAKCYPPCTYTMSIDGTSGHGDYILISIGGPAAPQVISCVAKNPATGAFASASKTVRVADINVGPEDVEIKGVDVVSAGVPCTFDCSAECSPACDYTWNVNGQIIQKYSQIDVNVHEGSVPWKTLPLSCEVRNPATGKTVTVSKTVPVADGPLNVSIAAHKTLVNGDEYTFVCSVTSCLPSCAYSWNIGDQTWANTTNELQYTAPSSTKTTVTCKAQNTLSGLYVEAHVTFSFSGGAASQEQETMETNKPYGPQFLEIMGEDVLTIGLAYSFLCAAVCYPPCTYTWNVNGKIFPGRSIDYTFSGQSPPPEVLNCVAKNPATGKTASVNKTVHASDIIDGPTSVEITGVDVVTVKIPSSFECYANCSPACVYTWSVEGEMAYGSIFDFVLPQFLPPQDLTQNLTLALNCEAKNPATGQTASVSRMVRVAEGPLNVSLAAPPKLVVGATSRFVCTAFCYPSCTYGWVIDGQPWETGSNELQFTTPADTKSATVICKAQNVLTGIVAESAVTVWVEEGPKSVEIDGVDVVTVGVLYTFECLANCSPPCTYTWNVAGKTVQGNKLDFSLHGLSPPQALTCEAKNPMTGKMASFTKTLQVAEGPLNVSIAAPKVLVSGVASTFVCSAVCYPSCNYSWYVGDQSWTNSRTLRYTPPPGTTVATVICKAQNTLSGMFVESISDVWMARGPTHITIKGPSSVMVGNTFSYYCFADCVPACNMTWLFEGRALAGDKVTVPVLQRGESVLGSRLVVSVEDYVQTELLQCTAVNALTGQTESAVMAVNVTDPVAVQPVTVAQPRTNTVYILHCGGAEKGSDIQWTKNGEALSASDSVHLSDDNVFLIFNPLHPSDTGKYQCIVTEQGKVVPGFPYELNVIYGPGTPDITLISGGKILRQTPIDVLRLLPGSSATLHCSSQCYPACTYQWTVGDNVVSTDATFSIRSASEADVGVLLCTASNPDVHTVLTSYTSASLSIELIDGPKTVTITGPSSVQVGVKATFECSAVCTPSCFYTWEVYGKTLHGSKVDLTVSKYVATETIVCKAENTFTEKIATATATIDVTDADWCGC from the exons GAGCTACATCTGGGGAGAAGCCCAAGAGCAGCCCCACCCAAGAACCAT ATGGGCCTCAGTCAGCAAAGATCTCTGGTGCGGATGCGATCACAGTTGGCGTTTCGTACAATTTCTCGTGCTCTGCCAAATGCTATCCTCCCTGCACGTACACCATGTCCATCGACGGGACCTCGGGACACGGAGACTACATCCTCATCAGCATCGGCGGCCCTGCTGCTCCTCAGGTCATCAGCTGCGTGGCTAAGAATCCCGCCACCGGGGCGTTCGCCAGCGCCAGCAAGACCGTACGAGTGGCAG ACATAAACGTGGGACCCGAAGATGTGGAGATTAAAGGGGTGGATGTGGTGTCCGCGGGAGTCCCGTGCACCTTCGACTGCTCGGCAGAATGCTCCCCGGCCTGCGACTACACCTGGAACGTCAACGGGCAGATCATCCAGAAATATTCTCAGATCGACGTGAATGTTCACGAGGGCTCAGTTCCGTGGAAAACACTACCCCTCAGCTGTGAGGTCAGGAATCCGGCCACTGGGAAGACGGTCACCGTTAGCAAAACGGTGCCAGTAGCAG ATGGACCTTTGAATGTCAGTATTGCTGCACACAAAACGCTGGTGAATGGAGATGAgtacacatttgtgtgttctGTCACTTCCTGCCTCCCTTCCTGTGCCTATAGCTGGAACATTGGTGACCAAACATGGGCAAACACCACCAATGAGCTTCAGTACACAGCACCGTCCAGCACAAAAACCACTGTGACTTGCAAGGCACAAAACACCTTATCTGGACTTTATGTGGAAGCCCATGTCACTTTTTCATTTTCAg GAGGTGCTGCCAGTCAGGAGCAGGAGACAATGGAAACCAACAAACCAT atggtcctcagtttttggAGATCATGGGGGAGGATGTGCTTACAATAGGACTCGCGTACAGTTTTCTGTGTGCTGCGGTATGCTACCCACCCTGCACATACACCTGGAATGTGAATGGGAAAATATTTCCAGGAAGGTCGATTGACTATACGTTTTCAGGACAGTCTCCTCCACCAGAAGTCCTCAACTGTGTGGCTAAGAATCCGGCCACTGGAAAGACAGCCAGTGTTAACAAAACTGTGCATGCATCAG ACATAATAGATGGGCCCACCTCTGTGGAAATCACAGGAGTCGATGTGGTCACCGTAAAAATCCCGTCCAGTTTCGAGTGTTACGCTAACTGCTCCCCTGCCTGCGTGTACACCTGGAGTGTTGAAGGGGAGATGGCATACGGAAGCATCTTTGACTTTGTTCTTCCCCAGTTTCTTCCACCACAGGATCTAACCCAAAACCTTACCCTTGCCCTCAACTGTGAGGCTAAGAACCCAGCCACTGGACAGACTGCCAGCGTTAGCAGGATGGTGCGAGTGGCAG AGGGGCCGTTAAATGTCAGTCTCGCTGCACCTCCAAAACTGGTGGTGGGAGCCACATCCAGGTTCGTCTGCACTGCTTTTTGTTACCCCTCGTGTACTTACGGTTGGGTCATTGATGGGCAGCCCTGGGAAACTGGCAGCAACGAACTACAGTTCACGACGCCAGCCGACACTAAATCGGCTACTGTGATTTGCAAGGCTCAAAACGTCCTAACTGGTATTGTTGCAGAATCCGCCGTCACTGTTTGGGTGGAAG AGGGGCCTAAATCTGTGGAGATCGACGGGGTGGATGTGGTCACGGTGGGTGTGCTATACACTTTTGAGTGTTTAGCCAACTGCTCCCCACCTTGCACCTACACCTGGAACGTGGCTGGAAAAACAGTGCAAGGAAACAAACTCGACTTTTCTCTCCACGGACTTTCGCCACCACAAGCTCTCACCTGTGAGGCTAAGAATCCAATGACTGGAAAGATGGCCAGCTTTACCAAAACGTTGCAAGTGGCAG AGGGGCCATTAAATGTCAGCATCGCGGCACCGAAAGTGTTGGTGAGTGGAGTGGCGTCCACGTTTGTGTGCTCAGCTGTGTGCTACCCGTCATGCAACTACAGCTGGTATGTCGGGGACCAATCGTGGACCAACTCCCGCACGCTGCGTTACACGCCACCACCCGGGACCACCGTAGCAACCGTGATTTGTAAAGCACAGAACACTTTATCTGGCATGTTTGTGGAATCTATCAGCGATGTTTGGATGGCAC GGGGGCCTACGCACATAACCATTAAAGGACCATCGTCTGTGATGGTAGGGAACACATTCTCCTACTACTGCTTTGCTGACTGCGTCCCTGCGTGTAACATGACATGGCTTTTCGAAGGGAGAGCCCTCGCCGGGGACAAGGTGACTGTGCCCGTCCTCCAGCGGGGGGAGAGTGTGTTGGGCAGCAGGCTGGTGGTCAGCGTGGAAGACTACGTTCAGACGGAGCTACTGCAGTGCACCGCGGTCAACGCTCTGACTGGCCAGACGGAGTCTGCCGTGATGGCTGTCAATGTGACCG ATCCAGTTGCTGTTCAGCCCGTCACTGTGGCACAACCAAGGACAAACACAGTGTATATCCTGCACTGTGGTGGAGCAGAGAAAGGATCCGATATTCAGTGGACCAAAAATGGGGAGGCATTGTCTGCAAGTGACAGCGTCCATCTCTCTGACGACAATGTTTTTCTTATATTCAATCCTCTCCATCCGTCGGATACAGGCAAATATCAGTGTATTGTTACAGAGCAAGGAAAAGTAGTCCCTGGATTCCCATATGAGTTGAATGTCATTT ATGGGCCAGGAACTCCTGACATAACATTAATCTCTGGCGGAAAAATATTGAGACAGACACCGATTGATGTCCTCCGCCTTCTCCCAGGATCCTCTGCAACCTTacactgctcctctcagtgctacCCAGCATGCACCTACCAGTGGACTGTGGGGGATAATGTTGTGTCCACAGATGCCACTTTCTCCATCAGGTCAGCTAGTGAGGCTGATGTGGGTGTCCTCCTCTGTACAGCTTCTAATCCTGATGTCCATACTGTGCTTACAAGCTACACCAGTGCAAGCCTTTCCATTGAGCTGATTG ATGGCCCAAAGACGGTCACTATCACGGGACCAAGCTCAGTGCAAGTAGGTGTGAAGGCCACGTTTGAGTGCTCAGCTGTCTGCACCCCATCCTGCTTTTACACTTGGGAGGTCTATGGCAAAACACTGCATGGCAGTAAGGTGGATCTCACTGTCAGTAAATATGTGGCAACTGAAACCATTGTGTGCAAAGCGGAGAATACTTTCACTGAAAAGATCGCTACTGCAACTGCAACGATAGACGTTACAG ATGCTGACTGGTGTGGCTGTTAA